In Methylobacterium aquaticum, the following are encoded in one genomic region:
- the aat gene encoding leucyl/phenylalanyl-tRNA--protein transferase, with the protein MHGSLNVEITAEILLKAYAAGIFPMAEDADDPTLYWVEPKERGILPLDRFHLGSRLARTVRNGDFEVVTDRDFDAVIEGCAAPRRDSDRTWINARIRALYGELFDLGHCHTVEVYAGEPRTLVGGLYGVSLGAAFFGESMFHLARDASKVALVHLAARLKRGGYTLLDAQFVTSHLSQFGAEEVPRHVYKTMLRDAIDRPAQWDSAALTGPEAVAALLGP; encoded by the coding sequence ATGCACGGCAGCCTGAACGTCGAGATCACCGCCGAGATCCTGCTCAAGGCCTATGCGGCCGGCATCTTCCCGATGGCGGAGGATGCGGACGACCCGACCCTGTACTGGGTCGAGCCGAAGGAGCGGGGCATCCTGCCCCTCGACCGGTTCCACCTCGGGAGCCGCCTCGCCCGCACGGTGCGCAACGGCGACTTCGAGGTGGTGACCGACCGCGATTTCGACGCGGTGATCGAGGGCTGCGCCGCGCCGCGCCGCGACAGCGACCGCACCTGGATCAATGCCCGCATCCGCGCCCTCTACGGCGAATTGTTCGATCTCGGCCATTGCCACACCGTCGAGGTCTATGCCGGCGAGCCGCGGACCCTGGTCGGCGGCCTCTACGGCGTCTCCCTCGGCGCGGCCTTCTTCGGCGAGAGCATGTTCCACCTCGCCCGGGACGCCTCGAAGGTGGCGCTCGTCCATCTCGCCGCCCGGCTGAAGCGCGGCGGCTACACCCTGCTCGACGCGCAGTTCGTCACCAGCCACCTCTCCCAGTTCGGCGCCGAGGAGGTGCCGCGCCACGTCTACAAGACGATGCTGCGCGACGCGATCGACCGGCCGGCGCAATGGGACAGCGCCGCCCTCACCGGGCCGGAGGCGGTCGCGGCCCTGCTCGGGCCCTGA
- the accC gene encoding acetyl-CoA carboxylase biotin carboxylase subunit, with amino-acid sequence MFDKILIANRGEIALRILRAAKELGIATVAVHSTADADAMHVRLADESVCIGPPPARDSYLNIPSIIAACEITGADAVHPGYGFLSENARFAEVLNHHGIGFIGPKAEHIRIMGDKIEAKRTAKRLGIPCVPGSEGGVTDTDEAKRIAADIGYPVLIKAASGGGGRGMKVARSEADIENALMTARTEAKAAFGDDAVYIEKYLEKPRHIEVQVLGDGRGNAIHLAERDCSLQRRHQKVWEEGPSPALNAEMREQIGGTVARAMQELGYLGAGTIEFLYEDGQFYFIEMNTRIQVEHPVTEMITGIDLVNEQIRVAAGAPLSVRQEDVRVEGHAIECRINAEHPATFRPSPGTITYFHPPGGLGVRVDSAAFQGYRIPPHYDSLMGKLIVHGRTRNECLMRLRRALDEFVVAGVDTTLPLFRTLVRNADIQNGLYDIHWLEEFLKTGGLEIA; translated from the coding sequence ATGTTCGACAAGATCCTGATCGCGAACCGGGGCGAGATCGCGCTCCGGATCCTGCGGGCCGCCAAGGAGCTCGGCATCGCGACGGTGGCGGTGCATTCCACCGCCGATGCCGACGCCATGCACGTGCGCCTCGCCGACGAGAGCGTGTGCATCGGCCCGCCGCCGGCCCGCGACAGCTACCTCAACATCCCGTCGATCATCGCCGCCTGCGAGATCACCGGCGCCGACGCGGTGCATCCGGGCTACGGCTTCCTGTCGGAGAATGCGCGCTTCGCCGAGGTGCTCAACCACCACGGCATCGGCTTCATCGGCCCGAAGGCCGAGCACATCCGGATCATGGGCGACAAGATCGAGGCCAAGCGCACCGCCAAGCGCCTCGGCATCCCCTGCGTGCCGGGCTCCGAGGGCGGCGTCACCGACACCGACGAGGCCAAGCGCATCGCCGCCGATATCGGCTACCCGGTGCTGATCAAGGCGGCCTCCGGCGGCGGCGGCCGCGGCATGAAGGTCGCCCGCAGCGAGGCCGACATCGAGAACGCCTTGATGACCGCCCGCACCGAAGCCAAGGCGGCCTTCGGCGACGACGCGGTCTACATCGAGAAGTATCTCGAGAAGCCGCGCCACATCGAGGTGCAGGTGCTCGGCGACGGCCGCGGCAACGCCATCCACCTCGCCGAGCGCGATTGCTCGCTCCAGCGCCGGCACCAGAAGGTGTGGGAGGAAGGCCCCTCCCCGGCGCTGAACGCCGAGATGCGCGAGCAGATCGGCGGCACGGTCGCCCGGGCGATGCAGGAACTCGGCTATCTCGGCGCCGGCACGATCGAGTTCCTCTACGAGGACGGGCAGTTCTACTTCATCGAGATGAACACTCGTATTCAGGTGGAGCATCCCGTTACCGAGATGATCACCGGGATCGACCTCGTCAACGAGCAGATCCGGGTGGCGGCGGGCGCGCCCCTGTCGGTGCGCCAGGAGGACGTGCGGGTCGAGGGCCACGCCATCGAGTGCCGGATCAACGCCGAGCATCCGGCGACCTTCCGGCCCTCGCCGGGCACGATCACCTATTTCCACCCGCCCGGGGGCCTCGGCGTGCGGGTCGATTCGGCCGCCTTCCAGGGCTACCGCATCCCGCCGCACTACGATTCGCTGATGGGCAAGCTCATCGTCCACGGCCGCACCCGCAACGAGTGCCTGATGCGCCTGCGCCGGGCGCTGGACGAGTTCGTAGTCGCCGGCGTCGACACGACGCTGCCGCTGTTCCGCACCCTGGTGCGCAACGCCGACATCCAGAACGGCCTCTACGACATCCACTGGCTCGAGGAATTCCTCAAGACCGGCGGGCTTGAGATCGCCTGA
- the accB gene encoding acetyl-CoA carboxylase biotin carboxyl carrier protein, with product MPSNNKHDPFDPELVRELATLIAETDLSEIEVEKGDLRIRVARERIVQQVQVPVAAVAPALPAAAIPAAAPALTAESDPKALAAHPGAVLSPMVGTAYRKPSPEAKTFVEVGSRVESGARVLLVEAMKTFNDIVAPRAGTVTAIFIEDGQPVEFGEPLLLIE from the coding sequence GTGCCCTCCAACAACAAGCATGATCCCTTCGACCCCGAGCTCGTCCGCGAGCTCGCGACCCTGATCGCCGAGACCGATCTCAGCGAGATCGAGGTCGAGAAGGGCGACCTGCGCATCCGCGTCGCCCGCGAGCGCATCGTGCAGCAGGTGCAGGTTCCGGTGGCCGCCGTCGCCCCGGCGCTGCCTGCCGCCGCGATCCCCGCCGCCGCCCCGGCCCTCACCGCCGAATCCGACCCGAAGGCGCTCGCCGCCCATCCGGGCGCGGTGCTCTCGCCGATGGTCGGCACCGCCTACCGCAAGCCGTCGCCGGAGGCGAAGACCTTCGTCGAGGTCGGCTCGCGGGTCGAGAGCGGCGCCCGGGTGCTGCTCGTCGAGGCGATGAAGACCTTCAACGACATCGTGGCGCCGCGCGCCGGCACCGTGACGGCAATCTTCATCGAGGACGGTCAGCCGGTCGAGTTCGGCGAGCCGCTCCTCCTGATCGAGTAA
- a CDS encoding DsbA family protein: protein MLPLPRLLPALALAGLVAAVAPTQAQSPTTTPAAPAPAAPAAATPMGDAQRQAIETVVRDYLMKNPEILQEAMAELEKRQQEAQKVAQASALKETRDTLHNSPHGFVAGNPNGDVTVVEFFDYNCGYCKRALADLQTLIKGDPKLKVVLRDFPVLGPDSLEASKVALAAKQQLKGDKLFDYHTRLLESRGRVNGERAIAVAKEMGLDVAKLQKDMQAPDIQAALQENVGLGDKLGLSGTPAFIIGDEIIPGAVGVEPIRKTVAGVRQCGHATC from the coding sequence ATGCTGCCCCTGCCCCGCCTTCTGCCCGCCCTCGCCCTCGCGGGCCTCGTCGCCGCGGTTGCCCCGACGCAGGCGCAGTCGCCGACCACCACCCCGGCAGCGCCCGCGCCGGCCGCCCCTGCAGCGGCGACCCCGATGGGCGATGCCCAGCGCCAGGCGATCGAGACCGTGGTGCGCGACTACCTGATGAAGAACCCGGAAATCCTCCAGGAGGCGATGGCCGAGCTGGAGAAGCGCCAGCAGGAGGCCCAGAAGGTCGCCCAGGCCAGCGCCCTGAAGGAAACCCGCGACACCCTGCACAACTCGCCGCACGGCTTCGTCGCCGGCAACCCGAACGGCGACGTCACGGTGGTCGAGTTCTTCGATTACAATTGCGGCTACTGCAAGCGGGCGCTCGCCGACCTCCAGACCCTGATCAAGGGCGACCCGAAGCTGAAGGTGGTCCTGCGCGACTTCCCCGTGCTCGGGCCCGATTCGCTCGAGGCCAGCAAGGTCGCGCTCGCCGCCAAGCAGCAGCTCAAGGGCGACAAGCTGTTCGACTACCACACCCGCCTGCTCGAGAGCCGCGGCCGGGTGAACGGCGAGCGGGCGATCGCGGTGGCGAAGGAAATGGGCCTCGACGTCGCCAAGCTCCAGAAGGACATGCAGGCCCCCGACATCCAGGCGGCCCTGCAGGAGAATGTGGGCCTGGGCGACAAGCTCGGCCTGTCGGGCACCCCGGCCTTCATCATCGGCGACGAGATCATCCCGGGCGCCGTCGGCGTCGAGCCGATCCGCAAGACGGTGGCCGGCGTGCGTCAGTGCGGCCACGCCACCTGCTGA